A genomic region of Hippoglossus hippoglossus isolate fHipHip1 chromosome 8, fHipHip1.pri, whole genome shotgun sequence contains the following coding sequences:
- the carhsp1 gene encoding calcium-regulated heat-stable protein 1: protein MSSQATPTQGSRPLTPPLTSAGSPRSPLSPKSLHPPGCRHRDRSPSPMRGYLIPSPLPTRRNRTCSATARASEGPLFAGVCKCFSRSKGHGFITPSDGGNDIFVHISDIEGEYVPVEGDEVSYKVCSIPPKFEKVQAVEVTITHLNPGSKHETWSGHIVSS, encoded by the exons ATGTCCTCTCAGGCCACGCCCACCCAGGGGTCAAGACCGCTGACCCCTCCGCTGACCTCCGCAGGATCCCCGCGCTCTCCACTGTCCCCAA AGTCCCTGCATCCTccaggctgcagacacagagaccGCTCACCTTCCCCCATGAGAGGCTACCTCATCCCCAGCCCTCTGCCCACCCGCAGAAACAGGACCTGCTCGgc gACGGCTCGGGCGTCGGAGGGTCCACTGTTTGCtggtgtgtgtaaatgtttttcccGCTCAAAGGGCCACGGCTTCATCACGCCATCGGACGGGGGCAACGACATCTTCGTCCACATctcaga CATCGAGGGCGAGTATGTGCCGGTGGAAGGCGACGAGGTGAGCTACAAGGTCTGCTCCATTCCTCCCAAGTTCGAGAAGGTGCAGGCGGTGGAGGTGACCATCACCCACCTCAACCCGGGAAGCAAACACGAGACCTGGTCCGGACACATCGTCAGCAGCTGA